The following nucleotide sequence is from Manis pentadactyla isolate mManPen7 chromosome 13, mManPen7.hap1, whole genome shotgun sequence.
TTTTCCCTGAGTATTCCAGGTATTACacaacttgaaaaagaacaagtttataaataaaataaatgtttcttcagtAGCCCTAGATAGCCAGACTAATATTATAATGGAGAAGTAAATATATAGAATGAACATAAAGTGCTCATAAATAAGTGTATGCATTAGaggtaaatttatattttaattaagggttttcccaaagcaaaataaaagtggATTTGTAGATAGTGACAAATAAAACTGTATCATCATTAGGAGATAAATCACATATAATTACCTGCATTCTTTCTGCTCTAAAATGCTtgaatttgaataattaaaatCAAACTGTATACAGTACAatcccagagaaaataaaaaattagatacTTTTATGCTCTAGGGTTGATAAAAATTTCTCATATAATATTGAAACCCagaaaattcacataaaataGTTTGTTGGTAATAAAACTTCTATCTTCAAAGATAAGACACCACCACTTAGACATGTAAATGTAGGAAttgcttctctttcttcaaagtgagaaaggaatatacatatattattaacAAATCAATATATACagtaatattttcaaatcacagtGATATGATCAGAAATTCAGTAACtcaataaaaatggcaaaaaactagctttacatatttataaagtAATTCCCTCACGTATTTTAAGTACAgtatatataacatttaaaagaaattcaaattctCTAATATTCTGAAATACAACTAAGATGAAACTTTATTAACACATAAATGACAACAATTGGAAAAATGGGTTTCCAATTTTCTAAGGATGTGTAGTAATCATCATATAGAGGCATACGAATGGAGTAGAAATGGGTGGAGATCTTTTTTAACAAAATCCATTAGCATAGGTGAGTTGGAATAATGTAGATATTCACGAGCGAGggtatgaataaatgaaaagtggTGAGTCCTATGAGGTGCAATGCtgtagaaagaataaattaaacagtTATACTCAGCAACTTCAATGGTCCCTTTGAGGTAAAACAAAATAGACATGagatttatttttagtaatatttaTTAGAATGAAAGGATCACACAACAAAAACAGATGGCCATATTGAGTATGAATTCTGACTTATCTAACAACTAAACTGCAGGGAGTTCTTTCTTTGAGTTTGTTCAGTTAGGGCTGTAGATCATGACATGCCATAGCTTGTTCAATCTAAGATTTAATTTTAGGTTAGATCAAGGTTACTGTATATCTGaaaatcatggaaatcatatgtctttttataaatataagttcctcccctctgctggaataaaaatatttaactcaaCACTGAAATAGGAATTATACATACAATTTCGCCAAAACTTCTAAAGgttacagagaacaacaaatattttttctctgataGGAATCATGCAATGTGTGTTAAGCTGTATTTTCTCTCCTACCTACCATAATGGCTAGCTTCTTCTGGCCCCAAATTTGTACTTCCCTGTGTCTCACTCCATCACATGCATCCAGGTTCCATGTGCAAGAAGGTCAATGACTGACTTTAACGTATATCCATGTCTTTATTATTTGTCTTATAAATGATTAATACTTCTAAGCATTAATTAAAACACTATCACAATTATATAATAAACACTattttatgattctttattttatatGTCTATAAGGAGTTATTCAGGGTTTCCTAGTATGTGCCTATTATCAACTTTTATTTTACTAAGTCTTCAAGAGTTGGACAATCTGAAAACGGATTTATGTGGTGCATGTTTATGCATATGGATGGGCATGTTAACAgatacaaatattattttctataggTATCTAATAAAATTACATGCTTTATATTCATCTGTGGAATgtgaaaataaactgaaataaagAGATAAAGTGAAAAATTATAGGTATGGATTAACTTACAGAAAAACAGAACTGATTTTTCATCTCAGCTTTACAAAAATATCAGTGCAcatgtgaggaaataaatttatcATCTTAGATCTTTATTCACTTGCAAAATCATGGGAATAAAACTACATGAAATACCACTACATACTGCATAACAATTAGTGTTTAAAAACAGTGGCTACAAGAAATAATAGCTCATTTTATTCAAACAGGTATTTTGTTCAAATGATTTTCTTCAAATTTATTAATACATCCATCTCTCTTTTATTAAATGACCCCACTACTAATatgtaactttaaaattaaagttaatatCTTTGTTCACATTTTTCCACATTGATTAGAGCAACATTAATTTCTGGTTAAGAAATAAAATCTCTTCTGTGGAACTGGAAAGCTTTCTTTAACATTCTATGCACAGCAGACTTaatctccctgttcctcaggctaaAGATGATGGGGTTGACTAAGGGGGACACCATGGAGTAGAACATGGCTGTGAGGAGGGTTTGAATGCTTGGTGAGTTTGAAACAGGGCCTAAGGGAGCAAACAATCCTGTAATTATAAACAGAGTGAGTGTAGAGATCTGGGGGGAGCAGGTGGACAAAGCTTTGTTCTGGGCGTCCACAGAGCGCATGTGCAGCACGGTTGAAAAGATGTGAACATATGAGGCAAATAAGATGACAAAGCCAAGTAATACAAAGCAGGCACTGACAGCAAGGGCCACAAACTCAGAAAACTGCACAGCCTGGGATGAAATGCTCATAATTTGAGGTACATCACAGAAAACCTGGTGAATCACATTGGACTCAGTGAAGGGATGACTGAACATAGTCCCTGTGTGGAAAGCAGAatagaccagcccactggcccatGAGCCACATGATG
It contains:
- the LOC118909471 gene encoding olfactory receptor 14I1-like, with product MDNLTIFTEFLLIDVSNSRELQILQGLIFLVVYLAALAGNLVTFIIIVIDPHLHIPMYFFMGNLSLRDFVYISVTVSKSITNSLMGHKVISLRACATQTFLYIFFESAEFFFLVVMSYDRYVAICHPLHYASTVSPRFCTQASCGSWASGLVYSAFHTGTMFSHPFTESNVIHQVFCDVPQIMSISSQAVQFSEFVALAVSACFVLLGFVILFASYVHIFSTVLHMRSVDAQNKALSTCSPQISTLTLFIITGLFAPLGPVSNSPSIQTLLTAMFYSMVSPLVNPIIFSLRNREIKSAVHRMLKKAFQFHRRDFIS